One genomic segment of Arachis duranensis cultivar V14167 chromosome 4, aradu.V14167.gnm2.J7QH, whole genome shotgun sequence includes these proteins:
- the LOC107484428 gene encoding transcription factor bHLH155 — MEATSMTHHLLKGFCDGTQWKYAVFWKLNHRFPMTLTWEDGYYGYQKTNEAAESMLDDINFKFPAEVYSSSGEIIEDPGDYSAGLLMAEMSHHKYSLGEGVVGKVAFTGNHCWVSEDILTHGLDANLMPECPDEWLLQFASGIKTIVLIPVLPQGVLQFGSFQAVAEDLEFVTNIKEKFHSIHLLAANTTALNYGVDCQDWSFSDPTNTFMDILDESSNITNSTIKTDVLARIAPSVNASTRLNPAMLSQVETKDNLEEEIWPTSPWVNDVGVFQEISNGLGLYSGKTEQQFGSNETGYEDIKDLNGFLAFPPESELHKVLGSAAPHGKTRNSMSKHTSVVDTYSNSTFISNNKEHGDIESLEHPEDVDPKYLLDAVYGDLFSACNDTSSISNSFRSPVSKKMPFTGLIHPRNSCEESSMVMKDVKSDLKAAVRVMGRDAITSPSFDGNSSLLTDEPQEEKVYSHLQSTNGPKISSTYKKRARPGTQKSRPRDRQLIMDRMKELRELVPDGGKCSIDNLLERTIKHMLYLRKITSQAEKLKRFAHREVPKCSKQKINYNQSGRSCAYDLESEQAWPIVIEDLECSGHMLIEMVCNEHGFFLEIAQVIRKLELTILKGVLENRSSAAWACFIVEAPRGFHRMDVLCPLLHLLQRRKNPVPYKS; from the exons ATGGAAGCCACTTCTATGACTCATCATTTGTTGAAGGGCTTTTGTGATGGTACACAGTGGAAGTATGCTGTTTTTTGGAAGCTTAACCACCGTTTCCCCAT GACTTTGACATGGGAAGATGGATATTATGGTTACCAGAAAACTAATGAGGCCGCGGAGAGTATGTTGGATGacatcaatttcaaattccCAGCTGAGGTATATTCTTCAAGTGGTGAAATTATTGAAGATCCAGGAGATTATTCTGCTGGACTACTCATGGCTGAAATGTCTCATCATAAATACAGTTTGGGAGAGGG GGTTGTTGGTAAGGTAGCTTTTACTGGGAATCATTGTTGGGTGAGTGAGGACATTCTTACCCATGGGTTGGATGCTAATTTAATGCCTGAG TGTCCTGATGAATGGCTTCTTCAATTTGCCTCTGGCATCAAG ACCATTGTGTTGATTCCAGTTCTTCCTCAAGGAGTTTTGCAATTTGGTTCATTTCAAGCG GTTGCTGAAGACCTGGAATTTGTTACCAATATCAAGGAGAAATTCCATTCCATTCATCTTCTGGCAGCAAATACTACAGCATTGAACTATGGAGTTGATTGTCAAGATTGGTCATTCTCAGACCCAACAAATACTTTTATGGATATCTTGGATGAATCATCCAATATCACAAACAGTACAATAAAAACTGATGTTCTGGCTAGAATTGCGCCTAGTGTGAATGCATCAACAAGGTTGAACCCAGCAATGTTGTCTCAGGTGGAGACAAAAGATAATCTGGAAGAAGAGATATGGCCCACTTCTCCGTGGGTCAATGATGTGGGAGTATTCCAAGAGATATCAAATGGATTAGGTTTATACTCCGGTAAGACAGAGCAACAATTTGGAAGCAATGAAACTGGTTATGAGGATATCAAGGATCTGAATGGCTTCTTGGCTTTTCCCCCTGAGTCTGAATTGCACAAAGTGCTTGGATCAGCAGCTCCACACGGGAAAACAAGGAATTCCATGTCTAAACATACCTCTGTTGTGGATACTTACAGTAACTCAACCTTTATATCCAACAACAAAGAACATGGTGATATTGAGAGTTTGGAGCACCCTGAAGATGTTGATCCGAAATATCTTTTGGATGCTGTTTATGGGGATTTATTTAGTGCCTGCAACGATACTTCAAGCATATCCAACAGTTTTAGGTCCCCTGTAAGCAAGAAGATGCCATTTACTGGTTTGATTCATCCCAGGAACAGTTGCGAAGAAAGCAGTATGGTTATGAAAGATGTGAAAAGTGATCTTAAGGCGGCAGTTAGAGTCATGGGCAGAGATGCTATTACATCGCCATCTTTTGATGGAAATTCAAGCCTATTGACTGATGAGCCTCAAGAAGAAAAGGTTTATAGTCATTTGCAATCTACTAATGGACCAAAGATCTCTAGTACCTACAAGAAAAGAGCAAGGCCAGGTACCCAAAAGTCAAGGCCGAGAGATAGACAATTGATCATGGACAGGATGAAGGAGTTGAGGGAGCTTGTCCCAGATGGTGGAAAG TGTAGCATCGACAACCTCTTGGAGAGAACCATAAAGCATATGCTATACTTGAGAAAAATAACAAGCCAAGCTGAGAAGCTTAAGAGATTCGCACATAGAGAG GTTCCCAAATGCAGCAAGCAGAAGATCAATTATAACCAATCAGGGAGGAGCTGTGCATATGACTTGGAAAGTGAACAAGCATGGCCCATAGTGATAGAAGATCTGGAATGCTCAGGCCACATGCTTATTGAG ATGGTATGCAAtgagcatggattcttcttggAGATTGCTCAGGTGATCCGGAAGCTGGAACTGACCATCTTGAAAGGTGTCTTAGAAAACCGCTCATCCGCAGCCTGGGCTTGTTTCATTGTTGAG GCTCCAAGAGGGTTTCACAGGATGGATGTTTTATGTCCTTTATTGCATCTTCTACAGCGGAGGAAGAACCCTGTTCCATATAAAAGCTGA